The following proteins are co-located in the Silene latifolia isolate original U9 population chromosome 1, ASM4854445v1, whole genome shotgun sequence genome:
- the LOC141604817 gene encoding histone-lysine N-methyltransferase ATXR2 yields MESICSVDKQFAIEIAALLKTPATHHAQDYFDDLIAKKECSTRLKVIVDGQFGKGLYADTDFKEAELVLKDQMLLGSQHPSNKMDCFVCSCCFRFLGSIELQIGRKLYLQSLGLCSGIQCNSDSSDGEHDSCVPEDANLGECSTSASKATISLPEEVIESLTNGQMLLPYSEKFALPSECPCPGGCGEEFYCSEMCAARDWETCHSLLCTGEKSKASRPEALSKFLEHANNTNDIFILAAKAISMTLLKYKFLKKAHLREVGYITSNATTIDLSLLQEAWKPFSMGYKRRWWDCIALPEDVDKSDEVAFRRQIKEMAFESLQLLKEAIFDVDCAPLFSLEIYGQIIGMFELNNLDLVVASPVEEYFLYIDDLPGTEKKKAEAVTRPILNALGDDYSICCQGTAFFPLQSCMNHSCCPNAKAFKRDEDKDGQATIMAVRDIQRGEEVTVSYIDEELSYEERQRSLADYGFRCKCSKCSEEES; encoded by the exons ATGGAGAGCATTTGTAGTGTTGATAAGCAATTCGCAATTGAAATAGCTGCTCTTCTCAAAACTCCTGCTACTCATCATGCCCAG GACTATTTTGATGATCTTATTGCAAAAAAGGAGTGCAGTACAAGACTCAAAGTCATTGTTGATGGCCAGTTTGGAAAAG GATTATATGCTGACACTGACTTCAAAGAGGCAGAACTTGTTCTGAAAGACCAAATGCTTCTTGGTTCTCAGCACCCTTCCAACAAG ATGGACTGCTTTGTGTGTTCTTGCTGCTTTCGTTTTCTTGGTTCTATTGAACTTCAAATTGGAAGAAAACTCTACCTTCAAAGTCTTGGTCTTTGCTCGGGCATTCAGTGCAATAGTGATTCATCGGATGGTGAACATGACTCTTGTGTCCCTGAAGATGCTAATCTAGGAGAGTGTTCCACATCTGCTTCAAAGGCCACCATTTCATTACCAGAGGAAGTTATTGAATCACTGACCAACGGCCAAATGTTGCTACCTTACTCTGAAAAATTTGCCTTGCCATCTGAGTGCCCATGCCCTGGGGGATGTGGAGAAGAGTTCTACTGCAG TGAAATGTGTGCAGCAAGGGACTGGGAAACCTGCCATTCTTTACTATGTACTGGAGAGAAATCAAAGGCATCACGTCCTGAAGCTTTGTCCAAGTTTTTGGAACATGCAAATA ATACAAATGATATCTTTATCCTTGCTGCCAAG GCCATTTCTATGACGCTTTTGAAGTACAAGTTTCTCAAGAAAGCTCATCTCCGAGAAGTAGGGTATATTACATCAAATGCTACAACTATAGATTTGTCCTTACTTCAGGAGGCGTGGAAGCCATTTTCTATGGGGTATAAGAGGAG ATGGTGGGACTGCATTGCATTGCCTGAAGATGTAGACAAAAGTGATGAAGTTGCCTTTAGAAGACAGATAAAGGAGATGGCGTTTGAG TCTCTGCAGCTTCTGAAGGAAGCCATATTTGATGTGGATTGTGCACCTT TATTCTCTCTTGAGATTTATGGTCAGATCATCGGCATGTTCGAGCTTAATAATCT GGATTTGGTTGTCGCCTCTCCCGTGGAAGAATATTTTCTCTATATTGACGATCTTCCAGGAACTGAAAAG AAAAAGGCTGAAGCAGTAACCCGACCTATATTGAATGCTCTTGGTGATGACTACTCTATTTGTTGTCAAG GCACTGCTTTCTTTCCATTGCAAAGTTGTATGAATCATTCATGTTGTCCAAATGCAAAAGCATTCAAGAGAGATGAA GACAAGGATGGGCAGGCAACGATCATGGCAGTGCGTGACATTCAAAGGGGAGAGGAG GTGACTGTATCGTATATCGATGAGGAATTGTCATACGAAGAAAGGCAGAGATCACTGGCTGATTATGGCTTTAGATGCAAATGTTCCAAGTGTTCAGAGGAAGAGTCTTAA